TATCAACAGAGTTACTCTCCTAATCCTTTAAACACAATCACATTGACACTCTTGCATTTTGACAAAAAACTTGTCTAAAATCACAAAGCACAGGCTCATAGTGACACTCTTAATGctataaacactaaaacactataATCATCATATGGTGACAATCTTAATGCTATAAAGAGTAACATATAATATCACTTGATATTATTGCAACCTAAACAAGGATTAAGATACAAAAACTTGTAAAAAAATCATAGTAACTGTCAACATGAACATGATTATATTCCGACATTCTTGCATCCCAAAACAACAATGTTTTTGTACAAGAACTTGTCTAAAATCACAAAGCACAAGCTTATAGTGACTATCGTAGTGGTATAAACACCAGCATGATCATCATTCGGTATTCTTGCATTCTAAACAAGGATTAAGTACAAAACTCTTGTCTAAAATCCAGATAATGACTGTTAAATTCTCAATGCTGTAAACACTATCATTCTTCTGACATTCTTGCATCCTAAAACAACAAGGATTAAGTACAAAACTTGTCTAAAATTATAGTAACTGACAGCATTTTGTCTACCGCCACAAACTCAGTTAATAACATGGAATGAGTATCAACAAAGTCACTGTCTTAATGTCGGAAACACAATCATTTAGACATTCTTGCATCCTAAAAAAAACAAGGATTACAAAGAACTAGTCTAAAATCACAAAGCCCAAGCTCATAGTGAGTATCTTATTGCTACAAACACTAACATATCCATCATATGATATTCTTGCATCCTAAAACAACAAGGACTAATTACAAAGAACAGACTTTTGTCCTAAACTACCTAAACAACATCTCATAGATTGGAGCTAGAGGACTAACCTCGTAGATGGAATCGCCTATATAAGCTAGCGAGGCAGCATTGAAGACGGATCTAGGCTTCTTCACTTTCGGTGGACTTGGAAACCATTTCTCATATCCAACACAACTATCTTCATCATCACCTATTCATAATAAAGCAGAGACATTTAGTAACAATGATAACACTTCCGGATAAAGGAAACCTAAAGTCGTTACCTTTGCTTGCGGGACGTTTGAGCAAATCAGAAACGGAAACGCTAGTAGTTGTCAAGACTGTCACCGCCGGAGAAGACGATGGAGGAACGAAAGAGGTAGtagaattagggtttatctTGACGTTACGCGGCGCATTGGGATTGTAACGGAGCTTAGGCTTCGTAGTATCTAAAGCAGCTCTCACCAGACTAGAGCTTACTGATACAGtcgccatttttttttttaattctatctCTCggctcttcttttttttttttttgtttattttgcttTCAGTTTATGACAGTGATAAAATACTAAGGCGGTGACACTCATTTGTCCACGTGGCGAATTATAATTCGTCTTTTGTTTAAGTTTAATCCAAGCCTCCGGTAACTTTAGCAATATGAGCATCGTCTTTCTCTCCGATTTGTAAACGACTATTGAGGCGGTGACGTTCATTTATCCACGTGGCTTATTATAATTTGTCCTTTATAGACTTTAATACAAGCTTCCTGTAACTTTAGCAATACGAgcattgtctctctctctctctctcctttctctCGATTTGTAAAACCCTAACGACTAGATTTGGGCTCCTTAATCGGAGAAATTGGATCATGAGTCGCTACGATAGCCGGACCGGCGACTCCACCTCCTACCGTGACCGTCGAAGGTTAGTGTTGTTTGCTTTGCTCCAGCTCGATTGATTTTGATCAAGCTCGTACGTTAGAGAGAAACTATAGTCTATTATCTGTGTGTTAGGGAAGAAGGAGTTTgcttcatttttaaattttgctttttttttttctcgtagTGACTCAGGGTTTGGTGGAGCTTCAGCATACGGAAGCTCAGCTAGTAAAAGGGAGAGTAGTAGTGTTGGCGATGAGTCTCCAAAGAAGCCTGATTTGGATGGTTTGACTCCTTTCGAGAAGAATTTTTATGTTGAGTCTCCCTCTGTGGCGGCTATGACGGAGGCGGAAGTGGAGGAGTATCGAAAGAAGAGGGAGATTACTGTTGAAGGTCGTGATATTCCTAAACCTGTCAAAAGCTTTCGTGATGTTGGCTTTCCTGGTAAGTTCTCTTCTGTGTACTAAAGAGTCTTAGGTGTTATCATGGATGTGTTCTGTTTGTTTTGTAATAAGAGTTTCGTAATGTTGGGTTTCCTGTGTAAGTTCTGTTCTGGACTACAGAGTCTTAGTTGTATCATGGATGTTCTGTTCGTTTGTAACAAGAGTTTCTTGATTTCTTGAAGAGTTTGTAATAAGCTTTTTTGATGTTGCCTTTCCTAGTAAGTTCTCTTTTGTGCTAAAGAGTCTTAGGTGTATCATGgatgttgtgttttttttttgttataagagTTTGATGATGTTGGGTTTTCTGGTAAGTTTTATTCTGTTCTGTTCATCTGTTAAGAGTCTTAGGTGTTCTGTTCGTTTGTAATAACAGTTTTCTTGATGAGTTTGTGATAAACTTTCTTGATGTTCGGTTTCCTGGTAAGTTCTCTTCTGTACTAAAGAGTCTCATGGCTGTTCTGATCGTTTGTAATAAGAGTTTCTGATGTTTGGTTTCCTGTTAACTAAGTTCTGTTATGTTCTGTTCATCCATAAAGAGTCTTCGGTGTTCTATTCGTTTGTAATTAGAATTTCTTGATGAGTTTGTGATAAGCTTTCTTGATGTTGGGTCTACTGTTAAGTTCTGTTCTGTACTAAAGAGGCTTAGGTGTATCATGGATGTTTTATTCGCTTGTAATAAGGAGATGTTCTGTTGTTGAACTTCCTGGTAAATTTTGTCCTGTTCTGTTTGTAATAAGAGTTTCTTGATTTGTACATGATTACATCTTGAGAGACTAGCTGAGCTTAGGTGTATCATGTATGTGTACTGATAAGAGACACTTGATTTTGTCCCAGATTATGTTTTGGAAGAGGTTAAGAAGGCTGGTTTTACTGAACCTACACCTATACAATCACAAGGGTGGCCAATGGCGTTGAAGGGACGTGATCTCATTGGCATTGCTGAAACTGGCTCTGGAAAGACTCTTTCTTACTTGCTACCTGCCATAGTCCATGTGAATGCTCAACCAATTTTAGGTATCGCCTGATGATCTGCTTGtgaagttttctcctttttttgttcttgtttgatgtaaagttgtaatttttttaCCAGCTCCTGGAGACGGCCCAATAGTCTTGGTTCTTGCTCCTACACGTGAACTGGCTGTGCAGATACAGCAAGAAGCGTCTAAGTTTGGTTCATCGTCAAAGATTAAGAGCACTTGCATTTACGGTGGTGTTCCAAAAGGGCCTCAAGTGCGTGATCTCCAGAAAGGTGTAATTTCTCAAACTATTAGCTTTTCTTGTTCATTGTAGAATCATTCTGATGTGTGTGATTATTGGTGTATGAATTTAGGTGTGGAGATTGTTATAGCTACTCCTGGGAGGTTAATAGACATGATGGAATCGAACAACACAAACTTGCGGAGGGTTACGTATCTTGTTTTGGATGAGGCTGATCGAATGCTGGATATGGGGTTTGACCCTCAGATCCGGAAAATTGTCTCACATGTTCGTTTTCTTACCTCTGTGTCACTCAGCTAATATATTGTGTACTTTAGTCGCTTTGTCTTTACAAATGTTTTGAAACCTGTGTGTGCAGATTCGGCCAGACCGTCAAACTTTGTACTGGAGTGCTACTTGGCCAAAGGAGGTGGAACAACTCTCTAAGAAGTTTCTTTATAACCCATACAAAGTAAGAGAcactctctcttttcttcttttcatgtgTTTAGCTGTCAACAAAAACTTAGCAAGCTTCTTTTGTATTAAGTGCAGGTGATAATAGGTTCTTCAGATTTAAAAGCTAACCGTGCTATCCGTCAAATTGTTGATGTCATCTCCGAAAGCCAAAAGTATAACAAGTAAGTCTTCTTACCTATTAtattctctctctcatctcacTAGTAGTCATGGACATTGTGGTAAAACATAAACTGTTGTGGCCTTTTTTACAGGTTGGTGAAGTTGCTTGAAGACATAATGGATGGAAGCAGGATTCTTGTCTTCCTTGACACCAAAAAGGGCTGTGACCAAATCACTCGACAGCTTCGCATGGATGGTTGGCCTGCTTTGTCAATACATGGTGATAAAAGTCAAGCCGAGAGAGATTGGGTTCTCTCGGAGTTTAGATCAGGCAAAAGCCCTATAATGACTGCTACAGATGTTGCAGCTCGTGGATTAGGTACTAATGCTTTCCCCTCTGTCTGCAGCATCAACTCTCTCTGACAAGCTAATAAACCCTCTCTTGTTTTTGAACAGACGTTAAAGATGTGAAGTATGTGATAAACTATGACTTCCCTGGATCACTGGAGGATTATGTTCACAGGATTGGACGAACTGGTAGAGCTGGGGCCAAAGGAACAGCTTACAGTTTCTTCACAGCTGCAAATGCGAGATTCGCCAAAGAGCTTATCAGCATACTAGAAGAAGCTGGACAGAAAGTGAGCCACGAATTAGCTTCAATGGGTCGCAGCactgctcctcctcctccaggtCAGTATCACCAGAAACAAAAACAGTTGTGTTTTGGTTTCACTAAATAATACAAAGGTTTCTAATCTCTGGTATGTGTGGTTTATGATGTGGAAACAGGGCTTGGAGGATTTAGAGACCGTGGAAGCAGAAGAGCTTGGAGCTGATCTCTCTGTTTATGTATGTGTTATTGGCTTTTAGGGCTCagtggttttctttttatttcatgCCTCACTCTCTTTCTGAAACATTTGACATTGGCATCAAAACGTTAAACGTGTAAGATAACATTTGATCCGATGGTATGCTTTGTGGTTAAGAACAAAACCAAAGATTTCTAATTTAGTTTTTGACAAATCAACTATTAttagttctaaaaaaatattggcAATATagtttactttctttttctaatttGCTCAGTGATATTAGcaaattataatcaaattacGTCATGcattataataaaacaaaagtgACATTTTTAATAACCAAATATGCACAGATGTGTTGAAGACGATGGGATAGAAGAAGTGAATTTGacaataatttttgaaataaagaCCTATCagataataaaatcaaaattctattattgttattttccacaaaataacttttttttaatacaaattgtGTGTTTATGTAGCAAATTCACGTTAAGACTTTTAATTACACATATAGTGAAATCCAAATGCTTTGGTAATGTAATTATGAAACTAAtcccaaaaattcaaaatttaagtatttaaggaagaattttttttacatttctttctcttgttgtataaaaatcatttaatttattaaaatatagttttttactAGAGCAAAATTTTGGTGGTAGAAATGATTAGAGTAATCCATAAAAATGCTACTAAATAGCTTGacaaatatgaattttaaaactaaaccggaaaataaagtgaaaaaaaagaaagaaaatgtgTGAAAGTCACACAAGTAAATCCATTGAGTGGAGAGGAAGAAAAAACATAAGACATTACAtttgcgaagaagaagaagtaaagagCCTCGGAGAAATCGAAATCGAAATCGAAATCGCAATGAGTGAAGAAGGTCCCAAGCTTTTCACTAACAAACCCAAGAAGAAGGGTAACTGATTCAAATCCCTAATCACGATCTCACTCCACGAATCTTTCATATGATTTGAGTTGCTGATCTCTCCTTTCGATTGATTCAGATATCATCGCCCAGCTGAAGCACGTCAAAGCCAACGGAACCACCGCTCCACCATCGAATCCCGCTGCAGCGGCGGCGGCGGCTTCGTATACGATGGGCGGTGCTCCTCCTCCACCTCCGCCTCCGAAGGAATCATTCGCTCGAAGGTACAAATACATGTGGCCGCTTCTCCTCACCGTCAATCTCGCCGTCGGAGGTAAAAATCACCcctccaaaattagggtttaaagGTTTAGGGATTTGCGTTTCTTCGAGAGCTTAGAAATTGATAAAGCACAAAGCTTTACTAAACCTTTATCTGAATGCCTGAGCTTTTGATTGATGTTTTGATAGATCTTTCAGTTCCTAAGTTCCATCTGTTTACTCTTTTACTCTTTAAGGTTTAATGTGTCAATGGAGGGAGGCATAGATGATGATCTAATGTAGTCATGTCAGTGGAGacagagatgatgatgataagccTTGTTTACTGTCTCTAGTGATAAACAGACTTTGACTCATAATACTTTTATAGCTTTGTTTGTGGACAAACTTTTCTCCCATATCTCATTAGGTCCAAACTTTTTCTAAAGTGCGAAATCAACCTATCAATTGGTAGGCACGTAAGATTATTACATTGATACCTCTGTTCATCAAGGTTTGTTTCTTGAAtcgtttttctattttattcatGATATTGGAAATACTAGTTTCATTTGACTCGTCCATTCAAATATTTGTGGGCTGTGTGATAAGCTGTACATATATGTGTTACCTAGATTTTACATGCCTTCACAGAGACTTTCATGACTTAGTTTATTGGTGGTTCTTGGCCTTACTATTGCTTTTGCAGGTTACCTTTTCTTTAGGACTAAGAAGAAGGACATAGAAGAACCTGCAAGTGAAGAGATAGCTGCTAAATCAGGTTCAGTCGCAGCTCCTGTTACCATTGAAAATCCTGTGTCTTCTGCTGTGGTGGCTGAGCCAGTGGTGGTCAAGGCACGTGAGCCAATACCGGAGAAGCAACAACGTGAGCTCTTCAAATGGATGTTGGAGGAGAAAAGGAAAGTAAAACCGCAAAACgctgaagagaagaagaggattgatgaagaaAAGGCGATTCTGAAACAATTCATAGGATCCAGAACTATTCCTACTCTCTGATTCAGTTTCAGCTTATGTTGATTTGGTTTCTGTTCTTATTCTTGTGGATGTTTTGCTTTTGGAGGAAGCAAAAGAACAGTTTGAATGTTGAAAGCAGTAACTTTGGGGACTCATCCTTCATCGTTCCAATGTTAGGTCTTGTGTTTCTGTGGATAATTAGAAAAGAGGACTGGTGGAAATATAGCTCTtcaatcttcatcaaaatccttttttttcttaatacaaaataatactccctccgtttttttatataagtcgttttagagaattttttatgttctaaattatatgacgttttcggttttttatgtaaaatttattaacacttaatgttatatgaccaatgaaaatataccttctattttattattggttgatttgtggttaggtaaataattaatgatgtttttgtttagaaaatataaaaaattaatgatttcttaatctatgtgcataattctaaaacgacttatattaaaaaaacggagggagtagttaatactatcataaatatttgattatgctcaatcataattttattaaaatcatttgCTAATACAAAATTTcactttaaaatttattattttacaagGTAATTcactaattttattaataaaagttttaaaatgcTAATTTAATACAAATAATAGTACAAAAGAAGAGAAATTCCCTTCAATAGttcttttagtttattttcacaaaaataactcttcaaagaagaaaatgactaaaataggttttattaaaggataaatatgtatttatacccatagggttaactaatctttttttttttgttcactagGGTTAACTAGTCTAAGACTTATGAATAATACTAAAGGGGTAGGGTTTAGGGGATgaatcaaatttttaaaaacaaaaaataaatattaaaaattttaaaataaaaaaagctaTATTGgccattttattttttaagggctatttttgtgacaaaaacttaaaaatgactatttgaaaaaattgcccataaaagaaatataaattaagTTTACATATAAACAATAGTAAAacaattatatgaaaaataaataaataatgctCTTTCACATTATAGACCCTACTTGATGACTTGAGTTGTTTTCTCTCTAGCTGGCCCTCATGATCGGATGAATAAGCTCTCATCCCTTTTAACTATATTCTAGCCAATAAATAGGTTGATTATAATTTCTAATGGTTATTCTATACAGTTTCCCTCCATAGCATTCTTTGGCAAGGTGAAACGTTGAATGCTAAAGAAAATGTTTTCTTCTGAAGATTTGAAGAGTTCTCATTTTTAACAACATGTATCCTTCACTTGTGGTAGATAAACTCATCAATACTACTTCACATACATGGAAATGGAGGTAATTAGAATTTTGGTTAATGTAATAGATGCACAATTTATTCAGAGTATTCCATTGAATATGAAGCAGACCACATATAAGGATGTGTATCACTTTACACAATCATGGAAGTATACAATTAAGTCTGGATACCACATAGAACATATGTATCCAGATAAAGCAACACGTGAACCGATTTTTGGACCAGATACTAAGGTTTTAAAGAATTTGTCTTGAAAACCCAGGAGACCACCAAagataaaaaatttcatttgaCAAATTATTTCAGATTGTCTACTAGTGAAGAGAAAACTAAAAATGAGAGGAATCGAATGTAATACACAGTGTgctctattaaaaaataaataatgtctTATTTAAATGCCCTCCGGCGATTTAGGTATGAGTCTTCTCAAGGATTTTGCACAAACCTAGACAATTTCCTATGCAGCAGGCTTTCGCCAATAAAGATTATTTGTTTTGGAGAATAAGAAGATATGTAGATTATtatcaatttgcatggatatttTGATAGGTATGGAAAGGACGGAATAACAAGATgttcaataatattttgatagagATCCCCGTGATACCTTACAAGTGGCAGAAACAGAAGCAATTGATATATCAGTGCTTTTGCTAGTTTATAACctatgttttgagtttttatcgagtcaaattATGTGTTTTGGAGTATTTTGGAATCTTTTGGTGTTATTTATGAATTTGCAGGGTTTTAGGCTGAATTGGATCCAAAAAGGCAATTAAAGATGCAGAATTGTGTAGATGCACCAAACATTTTGCAACGGATGGATGAATTCTGACCGATGGATGAATCTCATATTCTGAAACAAGATACATAATTGAGCTAGCTTTACAGTTCAGCAGGTTAGAGATCAATCCATCAGTTAAATCAAAAGTTATGCATGTTTAACTGAAGACTGGTATGTTTTCCGGTTTACTACGATTAAAAATAACTTTGTTTTTCCTACTTATAATTTGGTTTTGCCTAAAATTCAACCATGGCGTGTTTTTGACCTacagttaaaaatatttaaattaataatgttgagactATAATACTTTATTAGTTTATAgaattattaattatcaaaaaaaatctcttttaattttaattttattttagaatatattaattaaaaataagacaaataattgattttactgtatatatattgattaaatttcaaaaatctgactttcatattattatattatattatttggtgtatatgatcaaaattttaaaatctgactttcatattattatattatattatttggtgtatatgattaaaattttaaaatatgactttcatagaatttaaatgtagtttatatataattttactgaatattatcaaaatttaatgAAGCGTTAAGGAAAAAATAGAAGTAAACtccattataaatataaaataaacaatacaaTGTTctatttatacttatataaatataaataaatatgtatatatatatatatatatatatgtatatatatatatatatatatatatatacaaaatattactttaTGATTCTAAttggaccatatatttacatatgtttgattatcttaaaaattattatcttattatcttctcgatttatgtcatattttgaCCATGCTCAAATCGGAACagatgaaatttattaatttatcgcatttattagtttatgaattatttattcataGAATTTCTACTGTATATCTACTTTTCCGAGTGTTTGTTtaagtttaatatttattttatatcagaATTTTAGGTTTTAGAGCTCATGAGagatgatataatatttttgaaccCCTGTTTTTATCTCTTTAATCTAATTATTCAGAGTTTATCATTGATCTTGTGTTCTCTGGTTATGTCTAAGTAGTTAGGTTTAAAGGTTTCAAAAGAATTGCTGAGAATGAATGTTTAAGGTTGGTTGATTAGAGAATCTTTATTTGAGTTCTTCTTGTTGACTATTTTAACGCTTGAATTGGATTTATCACCTAGTTCACGATCTTAGGTTAACTGAATTTATGCATCAGGAGTTGATTTGATTGCTTGAACATAATCTCTGTGAGCAAAGTGTCTTTATCCAACATGAGTTGATGTTACTGCACTTTGTGAACCTATTGAAACTCGAACTTAATGTGTGTCTAATCTCTTAGGTTCAACGAGAGTTAGTTTTCTAGATTGTTTGACATAGTGGCTGGAATCATGGGAGTGGGAAGATTATACAAATGTGTTTTGAGTTATAGAATGATGCTTAATTAATTTTCTGATAAACTGTTAACATTCATGTCATTTGCTATAATTTCTATAATACCTAACACTTTTTCTTAATATGTTTTagcttttattatatattttatttctgcTTAGCTTTAGGAAAACAAAAATCTCTCTTTTTGTCTTAGCTTATTAACTATATTCTCACTGACTTGTTGTGGAACCTTGGTCTCTGTAGATTTGATTCCTTTTATACTACTGTGATTTGGTGCGCAATTGTGGTATTCAAAGGTTAAAATTTTGAGCTATCAATAATACATTGGTAATACATCAAAAAAACACAACTACTGGCCATTATGTATGATATTACCCAAAATATACTACCAAAAttaggaagatggtgtttcactgATGGATATTAGAAGGTCAATAATGTATTCTCTTGGTAAGGTTGGTATAATAACTTAGAAAGCTCTGAGAGTTTGATGGGGACAAGAAACACAAGAGTTAGCCTCTCACCCTTGCATGCGGAATTTGAAACCTATATTTGGGCAATTGAATGTATGAAATCTTTCTCGCAATTTCAAGTGACATTTACGAAAGATTGTTCCAAGTTCCAAATTGATGAACTTGAAGAATGACCTGATTTTACAACTTATTTGGAAGaaatacaaagattaatgaaaaatttcaaaacatttgAGATCAAACACATACCCCATACACAAAAAAATGGGACGGACAATTTTGCACACAATGATCGAAATCAACTGTCTTATTTTGTTCACATATACACGGAATCCCTAGTTTAATTAGTAGAGTCTTGATAGAGTATGTTCAAAAAGAAGATCAATGCATGGATTTATCTATGTGATGTATGCATCAGATGATTTAGATTAAGTGTCattacttaaatatatttattgctTAATCAAAACTACGatgctttttttctttcttacttTTAAGGAATTCTAACTTCAAATTACTTCACATTAATTGATGATAAAAATTAACCTAAAAACACtagtatattattttaaacaatctCTAATTAATTTCTTATCTAGATTCTAGCATATTGCTAACATAAATTGTTGTAAGAAATTGTAGATTCTAGCAAATTTATATCTACCTAACACTAGGATTTTCATCATGTTTCTTTATTCGTATgccattttttttcattttctgctTATTGTTGTTGTAGTACGTTCAAGCACAAACGATATCAATTATTGTTCTTTCTTTCATTTTGATGTATTatttatagagttattcttgggttcaccccctagggtgaacctttaggttcaccaaccaatagaaaattgtcattttaaatctagtatcttttaattaaggaaaccaaataacttgcaaattatattattttttcaaaataaaatttaaaaataaataaaaataatatattaaaaacgaattcaaaaaaaaaaaaatgttgtcaacaaaacactaaaccctaagctataatactaaaccctaaactcaaatcctaaaaccctaaatctttgggtaaaccctaaatccttgggtaaacccctaaacccttggaaaaacactaaacatgttgtcaacaaaacactaaaccctaaactctaatcctaaaccctaaacccttgggaaaaccttaaacccttgggtaaaccctaaacccttgggtaaaccctaaacccttaggtaaaccctaaacccttggaaaaacactaaacatttggataaattctaaattataaatcttaaacactaaactctaaatcttaaaaataaatatttttttttaaataatatttttttagaactattgttatttttatttatttaattttttattttttattttaaaaacataatataatttggcaagttattttgtttccttaattaaaagatactagatctaaaatgacaactttctattggttggtgaacctaaaagGTTCACcatagggggtgaacccaagaaaaagtcttatttatattaaagaGGAGAATAATCACTATGAGTTGCGGTGGAAATTGCTAGGAAAAGATTTCCAGTTTTCATTTTAGGTAATATCTTGATAAAGCCGTATATCTAAACCTCTCTCTAGCTAAGTAAAATCTAAGTGAAAAGAGTTGCAGAATAGTGTCACAGTTAATTTTTTGAACCGCTAGGagccaataggatttcattattttatattcgatatcttttaaaaaaagaaacaaaacattatcaagttatattatgtttttaaaataaaaaaaatgaaaaaaaatagcagctacagaataaaagaattaaaaaaaaatttttaacgtcgtcagcaaaacactaaaccctaaatcctaatccctaaaccctaaatcctaaaccctaaacccttgggtaaaccctaaactctaggataaatcttaaactctaggataaatcttaaactctaaatcaaaatcaataaacactaaaacactaaagggtttagggtttaggatttagggtttagatttttagggtttagtgtttttatttagagtttaggatttacccaagggtttagagtttacccaagggtttaggatttacccaagggtttagagtttacccaagggtttagggtttacccaagggtttaggtttgcccaagggtttagggtttaggatttagggtttagggattaggatttagagtttaatgttttgctgatgacgttaaaaatatatatttttttgtaattactactattttttatttatttctttttaccttttaattttaaaaagataatataatttgacaatattttgtttctttttttaaaaagatatcgaatatgaaataacacaatcctattggttggtgaacctagaggtttaTCCTatggggtgaacccaagaataagtcttttTAAACAACTTAAATTTTCTTATTGACAAAAAGAGAGGTCTATATGTCAGGTTTATCATGATATTACCAACAAAGCA
The window above is part of the Brassica napus cultivar Da-Ae chromosome C3, Da-Ae, whole genome shotgun sequence genome. Proteins encoded here:
- the LOC106415586 gene encoding DEAD-box ATP-dependent RNA helicase 20, coding for MSRYDSRTGDSTSYRDRRSDSGFGGASAYGSSASKRESSSVGDESPKKPDLDGLTPFEKNFYVESPSVAAMTEAEVEEYRKKREITVEGRDIPKPVKSFRDVGFPDYVLEEVKKAGFTEPTPIQSQGWPMALKGRDLIGIAETGSGKTLSYLLPAIVHVNAQPILAPGDGPIVLVLAPTRELAVQIQQEASKFGSSSKIKSTCIYGGVPKGPQVRDLQKGVEIVIATPGRLIDMMESNNTNLRRVTYLVLDEADRMLDMGFDPQIRKIVSHIRPDRQTLYWSATWPKEVEQLSKKFLYNPYKVIIGSSDLKANRAIRQIVDVISESQKYNKLVKLLEDIMDGSRILVFLDTKKGCDQITRQLRMDGWPALSIHGDKSQAERDWVLSEFRSGKSPIMTATDVAARGLDVKDVKYVINYDFPGSLEDYVHRIGRTGRAGAKGTAYSFFTAANARFAKELISILEEAGQKVSHELASMGRSTAPPPPGLGGFRDRGSRRAWS
- the LOC106411789 gene encoding uncharacterized protein LOC106411789, which produces MCESHTSKSIEWRGRKNIRHYICEEEEVKSLGEIEIEIEIAMSEEGPKLFTNKPKKKDIIAQLKHVKANGTTAPPSNPAAAAAAASYTMGGAPPPPPPPKESFARRYKYMWPLLLTVNLAVGGYLFFRTKKKDIEEPASEEIAAKSGSVAAPVTIENPVSSAVVAEPVVVKAREPIPEKQQRELFKWMLEEKRKVKPQNAEEKKRIDEEKAILKQFIGSRTIPTL